A genomic segment from Aegilops tauschii subsp. strangulata cultivar AL8/78 chromosome 1, Aet v6.0, whole genome shotgun sequence encodes:
- the LOC109752170 gene encoding uncharacterized protein isoform X2 has protein sequence MLDYYVLVCLIGRTPLFFAICSTDVAHVAIAKYLLDHGANLDKAGHDDFSPLHYAAGSGDCEMVELLLAKGAYVDPVGPFGTPLPTAASQRHDAVMKILLGNNADYNKMVNGRTPLIAAMDTESRECILLLLKAGADTKGALIHAAKNLHSGKFISTDCCNSLLEDADTNGQSHQENSSSR, from the exons ATGCTTGATTATTATGTGCTTGTCTGCTTGATAGGTAGAACACCTCTGTTTTTTGCAATATGCTCTACGGATGTGGCCCATGTGGCTATTGCGAAGTATCTTCTTGATCATGGTGCTAATCTGGACAAAGCCGGTCATGATGACTTTTCCCCTTTACATTATGCTGCTGGATCAG GGGATTGTGAAATGGTAGAACTATTGCTTGCAAAAGGAGCTTATGTTGACCCGGTAGGTCCTTTTGGAACGCCACTTCCTACTGCTGCTTCGCAAAGGCACGACGCTGTTATGAAGATTTTATTGGGCAACAATGCAGAT TACAACAAGATGGTAAATGGCAGGACACCTCTGATTGCAGCAATGGACACTGAATCAAGGGAATGTATTCTTCTCCTGCTTAAG GCTGGTGCTGATACCAAGGGAGCTTTAATTCATGCTGCGAAAAATCTACATTCTGGAAAATTTATTTCAACAGATTGCTGCAACTCCTTACTGGAAGACGCCGATACCAACG GACAAAGCCACCAGGAGAATTCTTCTTCGAGGTAG
- the LOC109752170 gene encoding uncharacterized protein isoform X1 → MLDYYVLVCLIGRTPLFFAICSTDVAHVAIAKYLLDHGANLDKAGHDDFSPLHYAAGSGDCEMVELLLAKGAYVDPVGPFGTPLPTAASQRHDAVMKILLGNNADYNKMVNGRTPLIAAMDTESRECILLLLKAGADTKGALIHAAKNLHSGKFISTDCCNSLLEDADTNGIVVDDIRFTSLTVQVCCL, encoded by the exons ATGCTTGATTATTATGTGCTTGTCTGCTTGATAGGTAGAACACCTCTGTTTTTTGCAATATGCTCTACGGATGTGGCCCATGTGGCTATTGCGAAGTATCTTCTTGATCATGGTGCTAATCTGGACAAAGCCGGTCATGATGACTTTTCCCCTTTACATTATGCTGCTGGATCAG GGGATTGTGAAATGGTAGAACTATTGCTTGCAAAAGGAGCTTATGTTGACCCGGTAGGTCCTTTTGGAACGCCACTTCCTACTGCTGCTTCGCAAAGGCACGACGCTGTTATGAAGATTTTATTGGGCAACAATGCAGAT TACAACAAGATGGTAAATGGCAGGACACCTCTGATTGCAGCAATGGACACTGAATCAAGGGAATGTATTCTTCTCCTGCTTAAG GCTGGTGCTGATACCAAGGGAGCTTTAATTCATGCTGCGAAAAATCTACATTCTGGAAAATTTATTTCAACAGATTGCTGCAACTCCTTACTGGAAGACGCCGATACCAACGGTATTGTTGTTGATGATATAAGATTTACCTCTTTGACAGTACAAGTTTGTTGCTTGTag